The region AAGGGCGTTTTTGTTTTAATATACGAGGGTGTTACTATTGCGTCTTAGGCCAGCactgtttggtttggtttggtttggttgggCTGGGGGAGGAATGAGGATGGACCTGCCCTATCTGTGTCTggcctggtctggtctggtctggcCTGGCCTGGCCTATACTATCTATCTAGCCTCTTAAGGTGCCCCCCCCCCTTCAGGCTGAGTTATTCGCAGGCTTGTCTCTATCTGGTTTAGTATGACTATGCCAGTGCTGAGAATCCATATTAATCGATTAATCAGGCTTTGATAACGATTATTCTTGTTctgttcttgtttttgtgaCTGACTCCTATATCCAGCTACGTCTGTTCCGCCACACCTCGGCATCAaacatcgccatcggcatCGCAACTCGGTATGGGATTCTTATATCTTATTCCGCTGTCTACAGTATGTGTATCATGTCAGCGATGGAAGTGGTAAAACAACTAACCATCCAGTATCCGTAGATTAGATGCGTAGTTAGAAGGCCCCGATCAATCGATCGATCACTCAAATAAATTCACAAAATATAGACAAGAAAAAGGTGCAGGGCACGATTCAGGGACAGGCAGACTGGCTAGGTTGCgcgatagatagataaaactAAGATAGTAGTAGACCACTAGTAGTAGTAGGTaagtaggtaggtaggttGTGTCTTTATGCTATTCCCAGTGCCGGGACCATCCCTTGCTCCTCCTTTGTTTCGCTGCCCAGCCGGTACGACACCCGGAAGCGGATTTTCACGGCGTTGCCCTTGCCCATGTCAATACCGTCGATGAGCATTTCCTGTTGCACGCCGTTTGCTTGGAGCGGGCCGATGTCGCGGCCGGACTGCGGCCGGAGGTGTAATGTGTATGCCTGATTTGATTAACATTTGCTATTGAAAGGAATAGAGAGAGATAGATACCTTTTCGACTGCAACCTGGAAGTGGAGATCGTTCAGCGGTTGGCTTGTCGCATTTGAGAAAGACGCAACCAGGTGGATCTGgcgctgttgctgggggtgtCGACGAGCGAGCAATTCAACCTTCAGTGACGAGTTCAGAACCTGCACCCGGTTGGTGCTGGGTAACGAATTGCTCTCTGGCAGCGATGACGCGAAATTCCACTCGTCCTCCTCTGCCTTGGGCTTTGCCGCCGGAGCCGCTCCCGCAAGGTCAAGTagcgacgacgatgccggCGGTTGAGGACTGACAGAGCTTCCAGAGGGAAATGGGCTTTGGTGTCGAGGGCTGGCGGATACTAAGGACGCGAATGGGTCCGCCgcaggaggtggtggtgttgctgttgcttgCGAAAATGCGGGTACGGGTGTCGATGACTTGGACGGGGGTTGAGGTGAGCTTAACGAACCGAGGATATCAATGTTTTGTTGGAATGCACTGGAAGTCTGGGGTATCTGGGGAACAGGCGGGCTCGCTTTCACAATGTTAGTCAATGAACTGCAAATCACGCAACGATACGTACTTTGTCCTAATGAGATTCCACCTGAGGGAATTGGCTCGTCGATTGACAGGCCAAGCAGGTCACTCTCAATAGAGCTAGAGCCCTGCGCCGCCGGCTGCTGTGCGTCTCCATTAGAACTGGGCTCGGGGTCGAAATCGATCAGAGATAACTCGTTGTTGGCGTTCTTGGACACTCCCGTGGTGGTGCCCAAGGTGCCCTTGGGAATCTTCGTCGCCCCCTCGAAATCGCCGGTCTTCACGAGCTTGTATCGTTGGATGGTTCGATGTATGCTATCGTTGATCTCCAACAGCTTGCGCACAGCTTCTGGgtcctctgcttcctcctcgcaCATTTTCTGGATCTTCGGGTGCGCACTTTGAAGCGCATTTGCGAGCTCCTGCGAAGCATGTTAGATTATCTCTTCGCTATTCCGTTGCCGTCCCATACCTCAAAGACATCACCCTCCGCAATCCGGTCACCCGGCGCCTGgctctgcagcatctcctCCAGAATTTTAGCCTTCTCCTGTACTTTAGACACCTCCTCGGCCGCCTTCGCTCGGTAATCAGTTTTATGGCGATTGTCGTATCCCGCCATAACCTTCATCAGCCGGTTCGCTTCTTGTAGATCCGCCGGTGTCCCTCTCCGAATgagctcctgcagcttcgCCGACTGTGCCTCgcgttcctcctcttccatttcctccgCCGACCGCAAATTCTAATACCATGTCAATGCCGTTCAAAAGGGGTGGGGGGTTGGCGAGATAACATACATCGCTAGGATTCAAGACGGCCGCATCTTCGCGCCGAATCTCTGGAAACACATAGCCCTTGTAGAGGAGCAGCCTGTGCATATCACGGATATGCCCTAGGTCATCCTTATACCTTGACGTCTGACATATAGTTTGCCTCCACTCCTCAATCGACTCGAGAATGCGATGCTGGACCCTCGTGG is a window of Aspergillus puulaauensis MK2 DNA, chromosome 4, nearly complete sequence DNA encoding:
- a CDS encoding VHS domain protein (BUSCO:EOG09261KZ6;~COG:U;~EggNog:ENOG410PFC4;~InterPro:IPR002014,IPR013041,IPR041198,IPR004152, IPR038425,IPR008152,IPR008153,IPR008942;~PFAM:PF03127,PF02883,PF18308,PF00790;~go_process: GO:0006886 - intracellular protein transport [Evidence IEA];~go_process: GO:0016192 - vesicle-mediated transport [Evidence IEA]), yielding MAARDRFSGAYADLGFTPLQRAIRNACDLSHYEPNLALNLEVADLVNSKKGNAPREAAFDIVRLINSRNQNVSLLALALLDICVKNCGYPFHLQISTKEFLNELVRRFPERPLMRATRVQHRILESIEEWRQTICQTSRYKDDLGHIRDMHRLLLYKGYVFPEIRREDAAVLNPSDNLRSAEEMEEEEREAQSAKLQELIRRGTPADLQEANRLMKVMAGYDNRHKTDYRAKAAEEVSKVQEKAKILEEMLQSQAPGDRIAEGDVFEELANALQSAHPKIQKMCEEEAEDPEAVRKLLEINDSIHRTIQRYKLVKTGDFEGATKIPKGTLGTTTGVSKNANNELSLIDFDPEPSSNGDAQQPAAQGSSSIESDLLGLSIDEPIPSGGISLGQTSPPVPQIPQTSSAFQQNIDILGSLSSPQPPSKSSTPVPAFSQATATPPPPAADPFASLVSASPRHQSPFPSGSSVSPQPPASSSLLDLAGAAPAAKPKAEEDEWNFASSLPESNSLPSTNRVQVLNSSLKVELLARRHPQQQRQIHLVASFSNATSQPLNDLHFQVAVEKAYTLHLRPQSGRDIGPLQANGVQQEMLIDGIDMGKGNAVKIRFRVSYRLGSETKEEQGMVPALGIA